One part of the Quercus lobata isolate SW786 chromosome 7, ValleyOak3.0 Primary Assembly, whole genome shotgun sequence genome encodes these proteins:
- the LOC115951422 gene encoding aminopeptidase M1-like translates to MSYIKGIGCGLLLALASYFYIRNRRRPDSRKNMKVMVSMEEFKGQPRLPKFAVPKRYDIKLKPNLTTCKFAGSVAIELKIVADTSFIVLNAAELSIDTTSVSFTHPAAHSSNSMQQVLKPLKVDVVEEDEILVLNFVDTLPIGLGLLTIHFQGSLNDKMKGFYISTYEHNGEKKNMAVTQFKPDDARRCFPCWDEPACKATFKITLDVPSQLVALSNMPIIEEKVDGDLKTVSYQESPIMSTYLVAIVVGLFDYVEHLTSDGVEVRVYCQVGKVNQGKFALDVAVRTLELYKEYFAVPYSLPKLDMVAIPDFAFGSMENYGLVTYCETALLYDVQHSTAADKQRVVIAVAHELAHQWFGNLVTMEWRTHLWLNEGFATWVSYLAADRLFPEWEVWTQFLDEYTEGLEMDGLRESHPIEVKINHASEIDEIIDSISYIKGASVIRMLQSYLGADCFQGNCLSVVLGDLLPLLRQSLNWFEGLARRGSMSEVRSSDLETGLSSSDDPVEGDTAVSGQRVVRAFHALEEICGLDAETVNRFKDRF, encoded by the exons ATGTCGTACATTAAGGGCATCGGCTGTGGATTGCTCCTCGCTCTGGCGAGTTATTTTTACATAAGAAATAGGCGGCGTCCCGATTCg cgaAAGAATATGAAAGTTATGGTTTCCATGGAGGAATTCAAAGGGCAACCTCGGCTCCCAAAATTCGCTGTCCCAAAACGCTATGACATAAAGCTGAAACCGAACCTCACCACGTGCAAGTTTGCTGGCTCCGTGGCTATTGAGCTCAAAATCGTGGCAGATACCAGTTTCATCGTCCTCAACGCCGCTGAACTCTCCATCGATACCACCTCCGTATCTTTCACCCACCCAGCTGCACACTCTTCTAATTCTATGCAGCAG GTGTTAAAGCCTTTAAAAGTTGATGTGGTTGAAGAGGACGAGATTTTGGTTTTGAACTTTGTTGACACTCTTCCCATTGGTCTCGGACTTCTCACTATCCACTTTCAAGGATCTTTAAATGACAAAATGAAGGGCTTTTATATAAG TACATATGAGCACAATGGTGAGAAGAAGAATATGGCAGTTACACAGTTTAAACCAGATGATGCTAGGCGATGCTTTCCTTGTTGGGATGAACCTGCTTGCAAG GCTACGTTCAAAATCACATTGGATGTGCCATCACAACTAGTAGCTCTTTCCAACATGCCAATTATTGAAGAAAAAGTGGATGGGGATTTGAAGACAGTTTCATATCAAGAATCACCAATCATGTCTACATATTTGGTGGCAATTGTTGTTGGTTTGTTTGATTATGTGGAACATCTTACATCTGATG GAGTTGAAGTTCGAGTATACTGTCAGGTTGGTAAAGTAAATCAAGGGAAATTCGCATTGGATGTTGCTGTTAGGACACTTGAATTATACAAAGA ATACTTTGCAGTGCCTTACTCTCTTCCCAAATTGGATATGGTTGCAATTCCTGATTTTGCTTTTGGATCCATGGAGAATTATGGTTTGGTTACATACTGTGAAACAGCTTTGCTCTATGATGTTCAGCATTCCACAGCTGCTGATAAGCAGAGG GTTGTGATTGCTGTAGCCCACGAACTAGCACATCAGTGGTTTGGCAATCTTGTAACGATGGAATGGCGGACTCATTTGTGGCTGAATGAGGGGTTCGCAACATGG GTCAGTTATTTAGCAGCTGATCGCTTGTTCCCAGAATGGGAAGTGTGGACTCAGTTTCTTGATGAATATACAGAGGGTCTTGAGATGGATGGGCTTAGAGAGTCCCATCCCATTGAG GTGAAGATAAATCATGCTAGTGAGATTGATGAAATAATTGACTCGATAAGTTACATAAAAGGTGCATCTGTTATCCGAATGCTGCAAAGCTATCTTGGTGCTGATTGCTTTCAG ggTAATTGTCTGAGCGTGGTTTTGGGCGACTTGTTGCCCTTGCTTCGTCAATCTCTAAATTGGTTCGAGGGTTTAGCTAGGAGAGGGTCAATGTCTGAGGTTAGATCTAGCGATCTCGAGACTGGGTTGTCTTCTAGTGACGACCCGGTTGAAGGAGATACAGCCGTCTCTGGCCAACGGGTGGTTAGGGCTTTTCATGCCCTTGAGGAGATTTGTGGCCTGGACGCTGAGACCGTGAATAGATTCAAGGATCGGTTTTAG